In Desulfovibrio sp. 86, the following proteins share a genomic window:
- a CDS encoding AzlD domain-containing protein has protein sequence MNGTSWLEAHLALILCIAGCTVVTLLSKLLPVTFLKGDNLPVVLRHWLSFVPVAVMAALVGPDIFIYEGHFSISPSNLFLMAGLPTLLVAWWFKNYFLTIAVGIGLVILARYTGLY, from the coding sequence ATGAATGGAACGAGCTGGCTTGAGGCCCACCTTGCCCTTATCCTGTGCATCGCGGGTTGCACTGTCGTAACCCTGCTGTCCAAGCTTTTGCCCGTGACCTTTCTCAAGGGCGACAATCTGCCCGTGGTGCTGCGCCACTGGCTGTCCTTTGTGCCTGTGGCCGTCATGGCCGCGCTGGTTGGCCCTGATATTTTCATCTACGAAGGCCATTTCAGCATAAGCCCCTCCAATCTCTTTCTCATGGCGGGCCTGCCCACCCTGCTGGTGGCGTGGTGGTTCAAAAACTATTTTCTGACCATTGCCGTGGGCATCGGCCTGGTGATTCTGGCGCGGTATACGGGTCTGTACTGA
- a CDS encoding AzlC family ABC transporter permease — protein sequence MSSDSPASPLAEGLRRALPIVLGYTPVGFAFGVLAVKNNIPPSLAVAMSVLMFSGSGQFVFAGMWGAGAGALSIMAAVFIVNLRYLLQSAAESPWLAGLPRFQRFLLGLGLTDETFAVHVTAFQNGWKRNLTTLFVCNQTTQIAWVGGSAIGAFCGELVTDVKPLGLDYALTAMFLALLVPQCVNRLHVLVAIFTMTLSIALKAAGMSQWNVAVATVVGASLGTALLLYKDKKDAACARQPGCACVEQAAAEKTGDAPGSPHVLGAPDAPGATQAEPARRAAGQEQRDASSRTDATDLLTANTDGVQS from the coding sequence ATGTCGAGCGATTCCCCCGCTTCCCCCCTGGCGGAGGGCCTGCGCCGCGCACTGCCCATTGTGCTCGGCTATACGCCCGTTGGCTTTGCCTTCGGCGTTCTGGCGGTCAAAAACAACATTCCTCCCTCGCTGGCCGTGGCCATGTCCGTGCTCATGTTTTCCGGGTCCGGCCAGTTTGTCTTCGCGGGCATGTGGGGCGCGGGCGCAGGCGCCCTGTCCATCATGGCGGCGGTCTTTATCGTGAATCTGCGGTATCTGCTCCAGTCCGCCGCGGAGTCCCCCTGGCTGGCCGGTCTGCCGCGCTTTCAGCGCTTTTTGCTGGGTCTTGGCCTCACGGACGAAACCTTTGCCGTTCACGTCACGGCCTTCCAGAACGGCTGGAAGCGCAACCTCACCACTCTTTTTGTCTGCAACCAGACAACGCAGATCGCCTGGGTGGGCGGCAGCGCCATTGGCGCGTTTTGCGGGGAGCTTGTCACCGACGTCAAACCGCTCGGACTGGACTACGCCCTTACCGCCATGTTTCTGGCCCTGCTGGTGCCGCAGTGCGTGAACCGCCTGCACGTTCTGGTCGCCATTTTCACCATGACGCTGTCCATCGCGCTCAAGGCTGCAGGCATGAGCCAATGGAACGTCGCCGTGGCCACGGTGGTGGGTGCCAGCCTCGGCACGGCCCTGCTGCTGTACAAGGATAAAAAGGACGCCGCCTGCGCACGGCAACCCGGCTGCGCCTGCGTGGAACAGGCCGCTGCGGAAAAAACCGGTGACGCGCCTGGATCGCCTCATGTCCTTGGTGCACCTGACGCGCCTGGCGCGACACAAGCGGAGCCTGCCCGAAGGGCGGCGGGCCAGGAACAGCGCGACGCTTCCAGCCGGACGGATGCAACAGACCTGCTGACGGCAAACACTGACGGGGTGCAGTCATGA
- a CDS encoding HPP family protein, whose product MTRILNRIRSSQSQPRVGWNEIFWAWSGSCLSVACLALLEKVCAQEWNLPLLIGSFGASAVLAFGAPHSPFAQPRNLVGGHVLSALVGVSSQAMMGAEPVLAAALAVSTAIALMHMTQTLHPPGGATALIAVIGGPGIHEMGYWYVLLPCAAGATCMLVLALAANNLAARKRYPVFWW is encoded by the coding sequence ATGACACGCATCCTGAACCGCATCCGCTCAAGCCAGTCCCAGCCCCGCGTAGGCTGGAATGAAATTTTCTGGGCCTGGTCGGGCAGTTGCCTTTCCGTCGCCTGCCTGGCCCTGCTGGAAAAAGTCTGCGCGCAGGAATGGAATCTGCCGCTGCTCATCGGTTCCTTCGGAGCCTCGGCCGTGCTGGCCTTTGGCGCGCCCCACAGCCCGTTCGCCCAACCGCGCAACCTGGTGGGCGGGCACGTCCTGTCCGCCCTTGTGGGCGTGAGCAGCCAGGCCATGATGGGCGCGGAACCCGTGCTGGCGGCGGCCCTGGCCGTTTCCACCGCCATTGCGCTCATGCATATGACCCAGACCCTGCACCCTCCGGGTGGAGCCACGGCCCTTATTGCCGTCATCGGCGGCCCCGGCATTCATGAGATGGGCTACTGGTACGTTTTGCTGCCCTGCGCCGCCGGGGCCACATGCATGCTTGTGCTGGCTCTGGCGGCCAACAATCTTGCCGCCCGTAAAAGATACCCCGTATTCTGGTGGTAA
- a CDS encoding 4Fe-4S binding protein, producing MGGASRLIPLPSFLALALAGAHFWRAGWPSLAAGCGLMAVLTWTRLAWVRQFLLLALPVLAARWIWTTAQFVQIRQLMEQPWMRLAVILLSVALFTVAAALLLLKDSAQQRYCHRQEAATAQMGAMAVCLALLLPVWFMNPQLLVLERFVPQGGLAQIMLAALWAALAAGWLADRRTAPRARMRLWRLFSLVFFGQLVLGLAVESRFLLTGSLHLPVPGLIVAGPVYRGGGWFMLGLFGLSTLLVGAAWCSQLCYFGVWDATAAREAKNTPAPAWLPRLRMASLALTLATALGLRLTGAPTVAALTCGLLLGLLIVPCALLISRIRGYASYCRGICPLGILAQWFGRISPWRIRRVGECSGCRACVRVCRQDAMTEQAFESGCPTTACHLCRDCANVCPRHALAVTWFGRASSAAWAGTVMIALLAGLHAAFLFMARI from the coding sequence ATGGGCGGAGCTTCCCGTCTTATTCCCTTGCCGAGTTTTCTGGCTCTTGCCCTGGCCGGGGCCCACTTCTGGCGGGCGGGATGGCCCTCCCTGGCCGCAGGCTGCGGCCTTATGGCCGTGCTGACGTGGACGCGCCTTGCCTGGGTGCGGCAGTTTCTGCTGCTGGCCCTGCCGGTTCTGGCCGCCCGCTGGATATGGACCACCGCGCAGTTTGTGCAGATACGCCAGCTCATGGAGCAGCCCTGGATGCGCCTTGCGGTCATCCTTTTATCCGTCGCCCTGTTTACCGTCGCCGCCGCCCTGCTGCTGCTCAAAGACAGCGCACAGCAGCGCTACTGCCACAGGCAAGAGGCCGCCACAGCCCAGATGGGAGCCATGGCCGTATGCCTCGCGCTGCTGCTGCCCGTGTGGTTCATGAACCCGCAGTTGCTGGTGCTGGAACGCTTTGTGCCGCAAGGCGGCCTTGCCCAGATTATGCTGGCCGCCCTGTGGGCCGCGCTTGCCGCAGGCTGGCTTGCCGACCGCCGCACGGCCCCACGCGCCCGCATGCGGCTGTGGCGGCTGTTTTCACTGGTCTTTTTCGGCCAGCTTGTGCTGGGACTGGCGGTGGAAAGCCGCTTTCTGCTCACGGGCAGCCTGCATTTGCCCGTGCCTGGCCTCATTGTGGCCGGGCCGGTCTATCGCGGGGGCGGCTGGTTCATGCTGGGCCTTTTCGGCCTGTCCACCCTGCTTGTGGGTGCGGCGTGGTGCAGCCAGCTCTGCTACTTCGGCGTGTGGGACGCCACGGCCGCGCGCGAGGCAAAAAACACCCCTGCTCCTGCCTGGTTGCCCCGCCTGCGCATGGCCTCCCTGGCCCTGACCCTTGCCACGGCTCTGGGCCTGCGCCTTACGGGCGCGCCCACTGTGGCGGCCCTGACCTGCGGCCTGCTGCTGGGCCTGCTGATCGTGCCCTGCGCCCTGCTCATAAGCCGGATCAGGGGGTACGCCTCCTACTGTCGCGGCATCTGCCCGCTGGGTATTCTGGCCCAGTGGTTTGGCCGCATTTCACCCTGGCGCATCCGGCGTGTGGGGGAATGCAGCGGCTGCCGGGCCTGCGTTCGCGTGTGCCGTCAGGACGCCATGACGGAACAGGCCTTTGAAAGCGGCTGTCCCACCACGGCCTGTCATCTTTGCCGCGACTGCGCCAATGTCTGTCCCAGACACGCCCTGGCCGTCACATGGTTTGGCCGCGCCTCCAGCGCCGCGTGGGCCGGAACCGTAATGATCGCCCTGCTGGCCGGACTGCACGCGGCCTTTCTGTTCATGGCCCGGATCTGA
- a CDS encoding pyridoxamine 5'-phosphate oxidase family protein, with protein sequence MRRHKSECNDPAFFDEVFSTADDLFLAMHDGEYPYVLPLNFVRQGQALYIHCALEGHKLDCIRQNPRVAFTLIADVTIHREKSTTYFKSLCGKGTACIVEDEAEKGRALDAIAQRYAALCPQPTPTASIKRTAIVRIDIEELTGKRKLPSGTA encoded by the coding sequence ATGCGCAGACACAAGAGCGAATGTAACGATCCGGCCTTCTTTGACGAAGTGTTCTCCACCGCCGATGACCTGTTCCTGGCCATGCACGACGGCGAATATCCCTATGTGCTGCCCCTGAACTTTGTCCGTCAGGGCCAGGCCCTCTATATCCACTGCGCCCTTGAGGGACACAAGCTGGACTGCATCCGCCAGAATCCGCGTGTGGCCTTTACCCTCATTGCCGATGTGACCATCCACCGCGAAAAATCCACCACCTACTTCAAGTCTCTCTGCGGCAAGGGCACGGCCTGTATCGTTGAGGACGAGGCTGAAAAAGGCCGCGCCCTGGACGCCATCGCCCAGCGCTACGCGGCCCTGTGCCCGCAGCCTACCCCCACGGCCAGCATAAAACGCACCGCCATTGTGCGCATAGACATAGAAGAATTGACGGGCAAGCGTAAGTTGCCTTCTGGAACGGCGTAG
- a CDS encoding flavodoxin family protein, with amino-acid sequence MRACIVYSSCTGNTRKVAEAMAEASGIACHAVRHAPSPQEYDLLAVGFWVRQGLPDARALRYIQSIHNKNVFYFGTLGAWPQSEHALRCSRATAAMLEQGGNTVLDGFLCQGKVSPQVVAASQRKGTHPMTTARQERLREAARHPDAEDLQAACQRWLQSLTAVRATLHHQGFPNAQTQERM; translated from the coding sequence ATGCGCGCCTGCATTGTTTATTCTTCCTGCACGGGCAATACCCGCAAAGTGGCGGAGGCCATGGCCGAAGCTTCGGGCATTGCCTGCCACGCCGTGCGCCACGCCCCCTCCCCGCAGGAATACGATCTGCTGGCCGTGGGCTTTTGGGTACGCCAGGGCCTGCCTGACGCCCGCGCCTTGCGTTACATACAGAGCATTCACAACAAAAATGTTTTTTATTTCGGTACGCTGGGCGCATGGCCGCAGTCGGAACATGCCCTGCGCTGTTCGCGTGCCACGGCCGCCATGCTTGAGCAGGGCGGCAATACCGTACTGGACGGATTTTTGTGCCAGGGCAAGGTCAGCCCCCAGGTTGTGGCTGCCTCGCAACGCAAGGGCACCCATCCAATGACCACAGCCCGGCAGGAACGCCTGCGGGAAGCAGCCCGCCATCCCGATGCGGAGGACTTGCAGGCCGCCTGCCAGCGCTGGCTGCAGAGCCTGACAGCCGTCCGCGCCACCCTTCACCACCAAGGATTCCCAAATGCGCAGACACAAGAGCGAATGTAA
- a CDS encoding Crp/Fnr family transcriptional regulator produces MPSPQHNAHMDAVMGEEHALHATVADALCTGLLAALAPNERDALSRHARLQTFAPGTALFQEGDESADAMLLLSGLVKLCRHSSQGKECVLHLVHTGKFLDVGVLFYEGGLPISAVALQPTTVLSLNRRAFLHTLENNAPLAVSLMGAMSLRQRLLITKIAGSQGRISVAGRVAAWLLHRSKMEKSATLRLGVTQEILARLMGISRESLSRELSALSSAGIIDHKRRSITLLDHDALLQRAQG; encoded by the coding sequence ATGCCATCTCCGCAGCACAACGCCCATATGGACGCCGTCATGGGCGAAGAACACGCACTGCACGCCACCGTGGCCGATGCCCTGTGCACAGGGCTGCTGGCCGCGCTTGCCCCCAATGAAAGGGATGCCCTCTCCCGGCACGCGCGCCTGCAAACGTTCGCCCCCGGCACGGCCCTTTTTCAGGAAGGCGACGAAAGCGCGGACGCCATGCTTCTGCTCTCCGGCCTGGTCAAGCTGTGCCGCCACAGCAGTCAGGGCAAGGAATGCGTGCTGCACCTTGTGCACACCGGCAAATTCCTGGATGTGGGCGTGCTGTTTTATGAAGGGGGCTTGCCCATTTCCGCCGTGGCCCTCCAGCCCACCACGGTCTTGAGCCTCAACCGCCGGGCCTTTCTGCACACGCTTGAAAACAACGCCCCGCTGGCCGTCAGCCTGATGGGGGCCATGAGCCTGCGCCAGCGCCTGCTCATTACCAAGATAGCCGGATCACAGGGCCGCATATCCGTGGCCGGGCGCGTGGCCGCATGGCTGCTGCACCGCTCCAAGATGGAAAAAAGCGCCACCCTGCGTCTGGGCGTCACCCAGGAAATACTGGCCCGCCTTATGGGCATCAGCCGCGAGAGCCTCAGCCGCGAACTTTCCGCGCTTTCGTCCGCAGGCATCATTGACCACAAGCGCCGCAGCATCACCCTGCTGGATCACGATGCCTTACTGCAAAGGGCACAGGGGTAG
- the fliS gene encoding flagellar export chaperone FliS, with protein sequence MNKAANAYFQTKVGTTDQGQLLLMLYDGALKYIQQARTKMLAKDFAGKGIMISKVIDIVNELAASLNMDKGGSLAVNLNNLYLLCTARLLRANLKMDVESLDSVESILSGLRGAYAQIIETPEARKAAADIANRMQPAGSISKTAQPITQHQGAAVPRSHAQAAYGRNAMMPPQTMGAPDAAMPQPNLPGYSPAPAAMQGAPATAATAASAAVPSQAQDMPRAHVQSFDQAMNQGTLASNGFAPGRLPGAYGKVPPRG encoded by the coding sequence ATGAACAAGGCGGCAAACGCGTACTTTCAGACCAAGGTTGGCACTACCGACCAGGGGCAACTTCTGCTCATGCTCTATGACGGAGCCCTCAAGTACATCCAGCAGGCACGCACCAAGATGCTGGCCAAGGATTTTGCGGGCAAGGGCATCATGATCTCAAAGGTCATCGACATTGTTAATGAGCTGGCGGCATCCCTCAATATGGACAAGGGCGGCAGCCTGGCCGTCAACCTCAACAACCTGTACCTGCTCTGCACTGCCCGTCTGTTGCGCGCAAATCTCAAAATGGACGTGGAATCTCTCGACAGTGTGGAAAGCATACTGTCCGGCCTGCGCGGAGCCTATGCCCAGATCATCGAAACGCCCGAGGCGCGCAAAGCCGCCGCTGACATAGCGAACCGCATGCAGCCTGCGGGCTCCATAAGCAAGACGGCGCAGCCCATCACACAGCATCAGGGCGCGGCCGTGCCGCGTTCTCATGCCCAGGCGGCCTACGGGCGCAACGCCATGATGCCGCCCCAGACCATGGGCGCTCCCGATGCCGCCATGCCGCAGCCCAACCTGCCGGGGTATTCGCCTGCCCCCGCCGCCATGCAGGGCGCTCCCGCAACGGCCGCAACTGCGGCCTCCGCTGCCGTGCCCTCCCAGGCGCAGGATATGCCTCGGGCCCATGTGCAGTCTTTTGACCAGGCCATGAACCAGGGGACGCTGGCGTCCAATGGCTTTGCTCCCGGCCGCCTGCCAGGGGCATACGGCAAGGTTCCCCCGCGCGGCTGA